Genomic window (Bacteroidota bacterium):
ATGCGTGTCTGATTCCAGGGTAAGTTTAGTCCTCCTATTTTGGCAGCAATTCCCTCCCACATTTCATCAACTGCCGACAGCTCCTTATCGATTTTTCCTCTTTTTATATCATTTTTTTCATTTCCATGCAGGATTGAAGCTGTGCGTCCTGAATCTTCCCGTGCATGCAGAATAGGCACATAAATAAGTCTTCTGAGATCTTTCATCATTTCTGCTCCTTTATTTAAAGTTCAAGCGCCTTGCTGATTACGCTTACCAAATCTTCATTTTCAAAAGGCTTGCTTAAGTATTCGCTGACATTAAGGTCGGCCGCGTCCCTGATGGTATCAGGACATCCATATCCTGTCAGGATGACCACACGGACTTTGTCATCGTTTTTACGGATATTCCGCAAAGTCTCAATGCCATCCATTTCAGGCATGCGCAGGTCAAGTAGTATTAAATCCGGATTCTTCTGCTCATTAAGCAGAATGCCGTCGGAACCGTTGGAAGCACAGAAGACCTGATATCTTTCTTCTTCCAGCACGTCTTTCATCAGATCCAACAGTTCCGGTTCATCATCAATCATGAGTATTTTCCAATTCGCAAATTCTTTTTTCATATTTTATTCCTCCAATTTGTTAATAGTCTGATTTGTTTTCTCCTCTTTCAATTTATACGGCAACAGAATCGTAAATTTTGCGCCTTTCCCCTCGCCTTCGCTTTCAGCCGACATTTTGCCTCCGTGTGTTTCAATAATGCCAAGGCTGGTGGCAAGGCCTAGTCCGGTACCTTCGTCTTCTTTCCATCCGGAAATGAATGGCTGAAATAATTTTGTCATCTGTTCTTTGCTTATACCGATGCCAGTGTCATGAATTTCGATGCGTAGTTGGATTTCATTTTCCTTTTCAACAGTGATTGTCAGGTTGCCTTTTTCGCGCATAGCCTGCCGTGCATTGCGGATAAGATTAACAAAGACGGAGAGCAGAGCGACCTTGTTGCCGGTAATTTCAGTGTTGGTTGGCAAATTAAAATTCAACGCCACCTCAATAGCGCTCATGTCATATTGATAATTTACATTATCA
Coding sequences:
- a CDS encoding response regulator is translated as MKKEFANWKILMIDDEPELLDLMKDVLEEERYQVFCASNGSDGILLNEQKNPDLILLDLRMPEMDGIETLRNIRKNDDKVRVVILTGYGCPDTIRDAADLNVSEYLSKPFENEDLVSVISKALEL